One part of the Rutidosis leptorrhynchoides isolate AG116_Rl617_1_P2 chromosome 1, CSIRO_AGI_Rlap_v1, whole genome shotgun sequence genome encodes these proteins:
- the LOC139866668 gene encoding protein SUPPRESSOR OF K(+) TRANSPORT GROWTH DEFECT 1-like, giving the protein MHLYLLSLTMIVVTTITMRFYQRRAEEFRVGVDDGGRERAKLRAGLNSAIVSEKPNVKWSDVAGLESAKQALQEAVILPVKFPQFFTGKRLPWRAFLLYGPPGTGKSYLAKAVATEADSTFFSVSSSDLLSKWVGESEKLVSNLFQMARESAPSIIFIDEIDSLSGQRGEGNESEASRRIKNEIFVQMQGVGTNNDKVLVLAATNTPYSLDQAIRRRFDKRIYISLPDLKARQHMFKVHLGDTHNNLTESDFESLARQSEGFSGSDISVCVKDVLLEPVRKTRDAMHFLKTREGLWVPCGPEQPAATLITMQDLAAQGLAEKICLPPITRSDFNKILARQRPTVSKSDLELHERFTKEFGEEG; this is encoded by the exons ATGCATCTTTATCTGTTATCGTTAACCATGATAGTAGTAACTACGATTACGATGCGTTTCTATCAACGTCGTGCGGAAGAATTTAGGGTTGGTGTTGATGACGGCGGTCGAGAAAGGGCGAAACTTAGGGCTGGATTGAATTCTGCAATTGTTAGTGAAAAACCTAATGTTAAATGGAGTGATGTTGCTGGACTTGAAAGTGCTAAACAAGCTTTACAAGAAGCTGTTATCTTACCTGTTAAATTCCCTCAATTTTTTACTG GTAAAAGACTGCCATGGAGGGCGTTTCTTCTGTATGGTCCACCTGGTACCGGTAAATCATACTTAGCAAAAGCTGTTGCAACTGAAGCCGACTCTACATTTTTCAG CGTTTCTTCATCTGATTTACTTTCAAAGTGGGTGGGAGAAAGTGAAAAGCTTGTTTCAAATCTGTTTCAAATGGCACGCGAAAGTGCACCTTCGATCATATTTATTGATGAAATTGATTCTTTGAGTGGCCAACGTGGTGAAGGCAATGAGAGTGAAGCTTCAAGACGTATCAAAAATGAAATTTTTGTTCAAATGCAG GGTGTAGGGACAAATAATGATAAAGTTCTTGTACTAGCAGCAACAAATACACCTTACTCTCTTGATCAG GCTATTCGACGCAGATTTGATAAGCGTATATACATTTCACTTCCTGATCTGAAGGCTCGACAACACATGTTTAAA GTGCATTTAGGAGATACTCACAATAACTTAACTGAAAGCGATTTTGAAAGTTTGGCACGTCAATCGGAAGGGTTTTCTGGTTCAGATATTTCTGTTTGT GTTAAGGACGTTCTGTTGGAACCTGTACGTAAAACTCGAGATGCTATGCACTTTTTAAAGACACGCGAAGGTCTGTGGGTACCCTGTGGACCCGAACAACCGGCTGCTACTCTGATCACAATGCAGGATCTTGCAGCTCAAGGCCTAGCTGAAAAG ATTTGTCTACCCCCGATTACACGATCAGATTTTAATAAGATTCTGGCAAGGCAGAGACCAACAGTGAGTAAAAGCGATCTTGAGCTCCATGAGAGGTTCACAAAAGAGTTTGGAGAAGAAGGTTAA